In the genome of Canis lupus familiaris isolate Mischka breed German Shepherd chromosome 17, alternate assembly UU_Cfam_GSD_1.0, whole genome shotgun sequence, the window GACCAGCTGTCCCTTCTCCGAGAGCAGGGAGGCAGGTACTGAGAGTCCGGGCCTGAGCCAGGGCCTGGCAGTAGGGTGAGGGCGGGGCCTTGGCTCAGGCTTGGGGGGGCTCCCGGCAGCGCAGGCACTGGGCCATCTCGGGCTGGTACTGCTCAACCTGCAGGGTACAGCTGGAGAATCCAAACCGGGAGTGGAGCTGGGATGTGGCTTCAGCCAGGACAGCTTCAGGGTCAGCCGTGGAGTCTGTGGGAGAGTGATAAGAGGCAGCAGGTTCCCAGGGGACTTGGGAACCAGGCAGGGGCCAAGATAAGGACGGGTGAAGGGGGACCCAATGGTTTGCACAGCATTAAAGCCAGGCTTGAATTAggagctttattttctttctgtattgtACCAACAGCataaaaatgccaaagaaaagGTTGGAGAGATTCACCCCCTAATCAGCCATGCCACCATGCTAACCACCaaactattcttatttttctattctcttctgcTCTTTGACTATCAATAAACAGCTGTATGTTTCAGCAGCCACAGCACCCGATTCTCCAAGACAATccagatgttaaatattttctcattgtcACTCTAAAGTTACCATCAACTATCCCACAAAGTATAATATTTTTGGCATCCAAATTGCATGTCTCTGATTGCTTCTTGCATCTGGAAGAAACTCAAAAAGCCTTTGTCAGCTTGTGAGtcaccatatatatttttaatagttgaatCATAATGTAGATATAATTTTACATTCAGCTTTTTCCTCTTAGCATTATACCATAAACATTTTTCCTAGTTGCCACACAGTGTTCATAATCATCAGTTTGAATAGTCCCGTGATACCCCACGGTCACAACTTACCTAATGTGCCCTGTTACTAGACTTATTACTATTAGTGATCTTTTAAAGGGTTGCTGGTTCTCTGCACTACTTCAGAGAGGGTGTCACCTCCCCCCAAAATACCCTGTCCAGGGTTCCTTGTCTCcaacatgcacatacatatgaaAAAGAGATCAAGAAAGAGAGATGGACCTGCAATTCCAGCAATTCAGATTATCTTCCTAGGTTTAGAAAGGGAGCCAGGCtggggcggggagaggcgggTTGAGGGGGTGGGAAATATCTCTAGGAGGTAACTGGCTAGGGCCAGTGTGTACTCACCAATGGCCAGGTGTGCGGAGGCAACATGGTAAGTAAGCGTAAGGGACCAGAGGATGCAACTCATGAGTTGCCCGGACTCCTGGCACGGACATCAGTGTGTCCCGCACGGGCTCAAACCCCACGCTTCGGGGGGAACCTGCAAAAAGCACCCACCATGCCTTATTACCAAGGCCCCTCCTGCCCAAGGACAGCCCCTTACCAGACTCTACCTCTCCCCATTCTGTGTCTGCTCACCATTAACCCCCACAATTCACTCTGTGCCCGAATCCTCCTTCTAGCAAtagaccccaggacccaggcctTCACCCGACACTCTCTTGAAAGAAGAGAGGTGGCTCAGAGCTGGAGCAAGGTCAGAGAGGATCCAGGTGAGGAACTGTGACATCTGACTTACCTTCCATGAGGACACGAAGAACATCTCGGAGGGTGGGAGCTGTAGATCCCAGGGCAcagatggagaagaggaaggtgCTGATGGGGTCAGCTGCCTTGTACTGAGGCTGTAGGGAAAGAGACCTCTGAGCCCAGGAAACAGGAACCTTCCAGAGGAAGACCTAGGGGTGTCTTAGACAAACAGGACCCAAGAGGCCCCTGAGAGCCCTGCTGGGGGAAAGGGACCATGCCCCGAGCAGGGATTTCGGGGGAGCTAGGAGCTtggcgggggtggtgggggtgggggagaggccaAGGGTCCAAGGAGGGGGTTAGGGTgtggagctgggggaggaaggcCCGGGCAGGCTTGTGTGCACAGTACCTTGAAGTAGATGAGGACAGAGGCGGCCAGTACCCCAAGGCTCTGCAGGAGGTCCCCCAGCACATGCACAAAGGCTGCCCGGACGCTGGTgttccccaggggcaggggctcccCGGGCCCCTCCTCCAGCGGTGCATACTCCGCCCCCCTAGACCCGTGGCTGTGGGGGGGCCCAGCCTGGTGCAGCACAAAGGCCATTCTGAGGGGGAAGCAGAGCAGCTCAGCCCACGCGGCCCATTCCTGGCCTCCTCTGCCCTATTTCCAcattctctccacctccccctacccccccccgGAGCTCTTTCCCCACCTATTTTCTCCCTACTTTCCCAGCCCCAGACAAAGACAACATCGGCCAAGGGAGACAAATCATGTAGCCTGGGGGACATAACACTGTACTTGGTGCTGGAGATATGGATTCACATCCTGACCCTGCTATTTACACCTGTGCAAATCACCTAGCTACCTCTtccattctgtttctgtttcattaacTGTACACTAGGACTGATACTGTCTACATCATGGGGTGGTTGTGGGGCTCAGATGAGACACTGCTGCCGAAAGCCCCCAGCAGAGTGGCTGGTACACAGCAGGCCCTTAATAAATGCCTgcttactgggatccctgggtggcgcagcggtttggcgcctgcctttggcccagggcgcgatcctggagacccgggatcgaatcccacatcgggcttccggtgcatggagcctgcttctccctctgcctgtgtctctgcctctctctctttctctctctgtgactatcataaataaataaacatttaaaaaaaattaaaaaaaaatgcctgcttACTGGGTTCTAGGTCTTTCTCCCAACTGTTTTAAGGCAGCCCTAGGGCAGGCGACAGGTGAGaactgtgtatgtgtatgtgtgtgtgttgcatgcctgttggggaggggagagagccagCTCTCCCACCTGGGAGGAGGACCCCTCGCCCTGAGCCCCACATGGTGCCTGCTCCATACTGGCACGTACAGCAGATTGGCACAGACTGCGATGCTGGCGGTCAGCAGCATGGCACCCCCCTCGATGTGGTAGTCGCTGTGCAGCAGGCGGATGAAGGCCAGGTACAGGAGGATGCCAGTGACCATCCAGAGGGAGACCACAGAGGCCAAAGCCCCCAGAGTCTCTGCAGGGGGAGACAAGCTATCAGAGACCTGCCCGGGACCCTAGGAGGTACCTTCTGGTAAGATCAGAGGCTCACTGGGCTATGCAGGGCCTTACCTGAGCGGTGCCACCCAAAGGTCATGGTGCGGGTGGCTGGACGGGTAGAGAGCCACAGGGAGAAGAGGCTGCCTATCATGCTGCCCACATCTGCCAGCAGGTGGGCTGCATCGGTCATAATGGCCAGGCTGTGCGCCAAATACCCACCTGCAAGGATAAAGCAGTGTACTCTGGGTCCAGTTAGAAAGTAGCATGAGCTGTGGCAGCATGTGGATAAGCAGGGAGAAAAACTGGGGGGCCCTGCACCAAAATGTGAACTGTGTTTTTCTCTGGTGATGGGACTACAGGAAGTTCTTATTTGCTTCTTTTCACTCATCCACATTTCTAGTTTCTATAATGACACATTTTCATATCAAGAAAATAGGACTTTTAAAAGACtcagctagggatgcctgggtggctcagtggtggagtgtctgcctttggctcagggcgtgatcctagggtcctggaatcgactcctgcattgggctccctgcagggagcctgcttttccctctgcctatgtctctgcttctctctgtgtgtctctcatgaataaataaataaaatcttaaaaaataaaagactcagcTAATGCTGAGAAGCTGCCCTGGCACCCCCCCTCCGCTGCGGACCTTGCCCTGAATTCCCCTTGGTGCTGTCTCCCATCCTCTCCCGCTCCCTGAGTCCTGAGCACCCAGGTCTCCACTGCAGCCATCTCCTTCTCTGCATGTCCACCAGGAACGTTGCTGGGACTCTGGGCGGAGAGTGGCTCAGGCCGGGGTCAAGAGGACGGGGTTGGAGGAGCAGCCCTCTGACTTACCAACCACCTCCCCGGCCATGAAGACGCAGCACACGGCACAGGCGGCACACAGCTGCCTCTGTGCCTGCAGCCTCTCAGGGGTGAGGCCCGGCTGTGGTAGGGGGTCCCTGTGGCAGTGGTGGAAGGGCAACTCCACAGATTTGGGTTCCTCAGGGACGGCCTCCGAGGGCTCTGTGAAGAGACTGAGATGGGTAGCGTGATTCAAACTGGTGCATGGCCATGGTCTGACCTGTTCCTCAGTCCCGCTAGACAGGCTTCATTAGCCGTGGCCCAACACTCGCTCTGTCTGTCCCAAGGCCTGCTCAAACCTGGGAGCCTCAGAGACAGGGGCCACGTGAGAGAGTGGGGCTAAGAAACCGCTCAGAGCCCAGCCTCCCTTTTCTGTCATACACAGAGCCATGGAATTTCACAGCTGGAAAGCACTGTAGAGATGGTCTCGTCTAACACTTGTTACAGAAATGACAAGTATGAGACTCAGAGAGGGGGAAGACATATGGAGGCCACACGGCGAGTTCGTGGTATAGAGTAGACTCTACCATAACGAATTGATAGACACCATAAGGAACACAAGTGAGCAGGAACTTGCTGACCTCCAGGAGCTTTTGGTGAACAAGATGAAGGTGTATCTAGTGCTATGACAGTAGCAAGAGAGTAGCTATTGCCATAAAGCCAAATGCTGTCAGGGCTGGGAGGATAGAGGAGTAGACGAATTAGAGTGAAATCAGAGAAACTGAAGGATGGGGAGGGTTTTGGTAAAGACTGGGTGAACATGCCAGGCAGAGGCAACAGGAAGGGAAGGTGGTGTCAAAGGGTGAGCATACAATCCTGGCCTTGGTGCTTCCCTCCCAGATCCAGGTCCCAGTGTCTCCATCTAGATCCTTCCCCTTCCCTATGTAGACATGCAGCTGAAATG includes:
- the SLC30A3 gene encoding LOW QUALITY PROTEIN: zinc transporter 3 (The sequence of the model RefSeq protein was modified relative to this genomic sequence to represent the inferred CDS: deleted 1 base in 1 codon) codes for the protein MEPSPATGGSETTRLVSPRDRGGAGGGLRLKSLFTEPSEAVPEEPKSVELPFHHCHRDPLPQPGLTPERLQAQRQLCAACAVCCVFMAGEVVGGYLAHSLAIMTDAAHLLADVGSMIGSLFSLWLSTRPATRTMTFGWHRSETLGALASVVSLWMVTGILLYLAFIRLLHSDYHIEGGAMLLTASIAVCANLLMAFVLHQAGPPHSHGSRGAEYAPLEEGPGEPLPLGNTSVRAAFVHVLGDLLQSLGVLAASVLIYFKPQYKAADPISTFLFSICALGSTAPTLRDVLRVLMEGSPRSVGFEPVRDTLMSVPGVRATHELHLWSLTLTYHVASAHLAIDSTADPEAVLAEATSQLHSRFGFSSCTLQVEQYQPEMAQCLRCREPPQA